In the Spirochaetales bacterium genome, GGATATTTTCCCGAAAAGAGTAACGAAGCGTATGCAGACATTTATCCAGAAGTATCTGAAAATACTCGCGATCGAACTCGATGATCTTGAATCCGATATCAAGTTTCTCATTGAAAAATACAAGCAGAAGAAAGACTCGGAGACGATATCCAATTATGTTTTTCTGGAAAACCTCGTGGTCCTCAACAGTGAATTATGCGGAATATCCAGTTTCAAAAAGTTGATGAATGAATTCGATCCCGCTTCATATGCGACAATTGAAGACTTTTTGGACGGCATCAAGGCACGATTTAAACGGAAAATCATCGAATGCGGACTTCCCGAAGGGATCTACATGATTATCGAAAGAAAACTTATCAAGGTATATACCTATGTCGGGCAGATAGATTGATATTATTGGCGGGAAGTCTTGATATTTTTAAGGCAATTGATTATTTTTTTAGAAAAAGAAAGCGCGGTTTTTATCAGTATCCCGTTTTAACAAAGCCGACAGCAAGGAACAGCGATGAGACATCCGGAAACGATTAAATGGGAGCAAAAATTAAAAAGCATATTCGACGAGATCGATGACTACCTGGAAACCTCATATGGCGCCGATTATCCGCTTCACCCCGCCCGTCCGTCCCGCGGTTCAACGGCAAACAAGGAACATGACGGACTTTTCAATATCGGGGCCTCATTTTCGAGCGGCCTGGGCTCCGAATACGGACCCGGCTATATTCTGGAAATACGAATGGTCACCCTTTCTCATGTTCCCTCCGAGGTGCGCGAACGCATCGAACAGGAGGTCGTCGAGTTATTGAGACGCAAGCTGCCGGAGAAGTTTGAAGGAAAATCGCTTCGTGTCGTCCGCGACAGGAATGTGTATAAAATATACGGGGACCTGAGTCTCGGAAACGTGTAACGGCATCGAGCGGGATATCCGTCTAACGGCTGCGGGTCTCATGTTCCCGTGTGTTTCGGCGGCAAGAGGGCGGTGTTCGGAGAACGTTTGCTCGAAGGCGGATTCTTTCATCCGTTTCCGGCTGCCGGGGACGGAATATATCCGTTGTACTTGATTATTTTATCATGCTTGGCTACAATATGGTAATCTTTATAAGGGAGAGGAGTGAGGAAGAGGGGATATGGAAGTTCAATTACAGGAACTTATTGACAGGATAAAAAAAGAAGGCATCGAAAAAGCGGAAAAAACGGCAGACGAAATAAGAAAAAAAGCGGAGGAAGAGGCGAAAACGTTGATCGCCGGCGCCCGGGAACAGGCAGAGAAGATAAAGATCGAGGCAAAAGAGGCGGCCCGCAGATTTGAACTCACCGGAAAACAAGCGGTAAGTCAGGCGGGACGCGATCTGCTTTTGAAACTGGCTTCCGATATCGAACGCGTACTCAACGCCGTTATTCTCGAGGAAACAAGGGAAGCGCTTGATATAAATATCCTTAAAGAGATCATAAAAGGACTCCTCGACGCATGGGCCGTAAAAGGCGGGACGGATATAACGATACTGCTTTCCGGGAAGGACCAAAAGGCGATGTCCGATTTCTTTACTGAAAAATTGTCCCGGAAGTTGAAAACGGGGATGGATTTTTCATCGGGGCAGGATATTGAAAAGGGATTCAGAATCATCGAAAAAGACGGATCTTCTTTCTATGATTTCACCGATAAGGGAATTGCCGCAGAACTTTCCAGGTACCTGAGTGCCCAATTGAAAGAATGTATCAATGACGCACTGAAAGACGGGAGCGGGACTTGAGCCGGTATTACTACACGATCGCCTCGCTTCCCATGCTTGCTTTTGAATCGGATCCCCCTTTCGGCATCGAGGACTTTCAAAAGCTGTGCGAGGCGGAATTAAAAGCGGACGATCTCGAACGAATCAGGGACATCTCTTTAATCCCGCCGGTCGATAAAACGGAGACCGGCATCGCAGCACTCGACGGGTATTACAGCTGGGACAGAAATCTCAGGAACGAACTCGCGGCCCTCCGCGCCCGGAAAAAGGGGCCCGGTTCGGAGAACCCGGACAGTATGCGGGAAACCGAACCGCGCATCAGGCATATCGCGCAGCAGGCGCATGAACACGAATCCCCGCTTGCGGGCGAAGCGATACTAAACGGCGCCCGGTGGGATATGCTTGACGACCTGGAATCGGGACATTATTTCGATCTCGATTGCCTTGCCGTCTACACACTCAGACTTCTTCTCCTTAAGAGAAAAAGCCTGTTTCGAAAAGAAGATGGTGAAAAACGGTTCACCATGATCATGGAACATTTTAAACAATCAATGGCAGATCTGGAGCATTTTGATGAATAGAGCAAAAGGAAAAATCGTCGGGGTAAGCGGCAACATGCTCGTTGTCGAATACGAAGGCCGGGTTCAGATGAACGAAGTCGGGTATGTCAATACTGAAGGTAAAAAACTCAAATCCGAAGTGATCAGAATTCGCGGCAACAGGGCTGAATTGCAGGTATTCGAACGAAGCCGCGGGATCATCGTCGGTGACGATGTCGAGTTCACCGCGGAGCTTCTGGCCGTCCAGCTCGGACCGGGGCTTATCGGTCAGATTTTCGACGGGCTTCAAAATCCCCTGCCGCAGGTTGCCGAGAAATGCGGATTTTTTCTCGAACGTGGGGTGTATCTGAGCGCGCTTCCCGATTCCCTTGCGTGGGAATTCACGCCGGTCGCCGAAACGGGAAGCACGGTCGAACGGGGCGATACCCTCGGTACGGTTCCGGAAGGAATTTTTACCCATAAAATTATGGTTCCCTTTAATCTCTACGGGACATTTACGGTCAAACGAATCGTTCCTTCCGGCAAATACGGGATCCGCCAGACAATCGCTGAACTTGCGGACGAAAACGGAAAGGTTTTCCCGGTGACCATGGTTTTCGAATGGCCGGTAAAACGGCCGATCGACGTATATGCCGAACGATTGAAACCGGCCGAACACCTTTCGACAAAGGTAAGAATCATCGATACCCTTTTCCCGGTTGCACGGGGGGGGACATACTGTATTCCGGGGCCCTTCGGCGCGGGAAAAACGGTCCTGCAGCAGATTACAAGCAGGTATGCGGAGGTCGATATCGTTATTATCGCCGCCTGCGGAGAACGTGCCGGCGAGGTCGTCGAGACCCTGCGCGAGTTTCCCGAGCTTATCGATCCGAGAACCGGAAAAACCCTCATGGAACGGACCGTCATCGTCTGTAACACGAGTTCGATGCCGGTCGCGGCACGGGACGCGTCGGTGTACACCGCCGTGACCATGGCTGAATATTACCGGCAGATGGAATTGAATGTCCTTCTCCTCGCTGACTCGACGTCCCGATGGGCACAGGCCATGCGTGAAATGTCGGGGCGGCTGGAAGAGATACCGGGAGAAGAGGCATTCCCCGCCTACCTCGAATCCGTTATCGCGGGTTTCTATGAACGGGCAGGCATCGTCCGCTTTAAAAACGGCGGGGTCGGTTCGGTAACGATCGGGGGAACGGTCAGTCCGGCAGGCGGCAACTTCGAAGAGCCGGTCACACAGGCGACCCTGAAGGTGGTCGGGGCTTTTCACGGGCTTTCACGGGAACGTTCGGATGCCCGGCGGTACCCGGCGATCCATCCGCTTGAAAGCTGGAGTAAATACCCGGGCGCCGTCGCGGCCTCGAAAACCGAATATGTCCGTTCCATTCTTTTCCATGGGAATGAAATCAACCAGATGATGAAGGTCGTGGGTGAAGAAGGAACGAGTCTGGATGACTATGTCACCTATATGAAAAGCGAGTTTTTCGATTATGTGTATCTCCAGCAAAACGCCTTCGATCCCGTGGACGCAGCGACAAGTACGGTGCGGCAGCGTTATGTCTTCGATCTGTTGTTCCGGATACTCGTTGCGCATTACACGGTAGGCGACAAAGCGGAAGCCAGACGGTTTTTCAACCAGCTCAGGCAGAAGTTCCTCGACTGGAACGGTTCGGAGTGGGATTCCGATCTCTTTGCCGAGCAAGAAAAGGAATTGCGCAGTATGACGGAAGCGAAACAGCGGGAATCGTCTGAAGAAATGGATGCGTTGTGCAAAGGGATCACGAAGGATGAAAAAGGTGAAGGGAAATGAGAAAGATATACAACAAGATCGAACAGATAGCGGGAAATGTCATTACCGTCAGGGCTCAGGGGGTGAGTTACGGAGAACTCGCCGAGGTATCGTCCGCGTACGGCAGATCACTCGCCGAAGTCATCAAACTGGACGATGAAATGGTTTCACTCCA is a window encoding:
- a CDS encoding DUF2764 family protein — its product is MSRYYYTIASLPMLAFESDPPFGIEDFQKLCEAELKADDLERIRDISLIPPVDKTETGIAALDGYYSWDRNLRNELAALRARKKGPGSENPDSMRETEPRIRHIAQQAHEHESPLAGEAILNGARWDMLDDLESGHYFDLDCLAVYTLRLLLLKRKSLFRKEDGEKRFTMIMEHFKQSMADLEHFDE
- a CDS encoding V-type ATP synthase subunit A → MNRAKGKIVGVSGNMLVVEYEGRVQMNEVGYVNTEGKKLKSEVIRIRGNRAELQVFERSRGIIVGDDVEFTAELLAVQLGPGLIGQIFDGLQNPLPQVAEKCGFFLERGVYLSALPDSLAWEFTPVAETGSTVERGDTLGTVPEGIFTHKIMVPFNLYGTFTVKRIVPSGKYGIRQTIAELADENGKVFPVTMVFEWPVKRPIDVYAERLKPAEHLSTKVRIIDTLFPVARGGTYCIPGPFGAGKTVLQQITSRYAEVDIVIIAACGERAGEVVETLREFPELIDPRTGKTLMERTVIVCNTSSMPVAARDASVYTAVTMAEYYRQMELNVLLLADSTSRWAQAMREMSGRLEEIPGEEAFPAYLESVIAGFYERAGIVRFKNGGVGSVTIGGTVSPAGGNFEEPVTQATLKVVGAFHGLSRERSDARRYPAIHPLESWSKYPGAVAASKTEYVRSILFHGNEINQMMKVVGEEGTSLDDYVTYMKSEFFDYVYLQQNAFDPVDAATSTVRQRYVFDLLFRILVAHYTVGDKAEARRFFNQLRQKFLDWNGSEWDSDLFAEQEKELRSMTEAKQRESSEEMDALCKGITKDEKGEGK